In the Enterococcus saigonensis genome, one interval contains:
- the citF gene encoding citrate lyase subunit alpha, producing MTTNKLGREIPTQFADQYGVFEGELANIKEYQESSRKIKPVKPRDTKLLGSIREAIEKTGLKDGMTISFHHHFREGDFVMNMVLEEIAKMGIKNLSIAPSSIANVHAPLIDHIKNGVVTNITSSGLRDKVGAAISEGIMDNPVVIRSHGGRARAIAAGDVHIDVAFLGAPSSDEYGNANGTVGKATCGSLGYAMIDAKYADQVVIITDTLMPYPNTPISIPQTDVDYVVEVDAIGDPNGIAKGATRFTKNPKELLIAEYAAKVITNSPYYKEGFSFQTGTGGAALAVSRFMREAMIKDGIKASFALGGITNAMVELLEEGLVEKIIDVQDFDHPSAISLGKNANHYEIDANMYASPLSKGSVINQLDTAILSALEIDTNFNVNVITGSDGVIRGASGGHSDTSMACKMSLVIAPIIRGRIATIVDQVNTVVTPGSSIDVVVTEVGIAINPARQDLIEHFKKLDVPQFTIEELKEKAYSIVGEPQPIQYGDKVVALIEYRDGSIIDVVKNV from the coding sequence ATGACAACAAATAAATTAGGCCGTGAAATTCCAACACAATTCGCTGATCAATACGGTGTTTTTGAAGGTGAATTAGCAAATATTAAAGAATATCAAGAATCAAGTCGTAAAATTAAACCCGTTAAGCCAAGAGATACAAAACTATTAGGTAGTATACGGGAAGCCATTGAAAAAACTGGCTTAAAAGATGGTATGACAATTTCTTTTCACCATCATTTCCGTGAAGGTGATTTTGTGATGAACATGGTTTTAGAAGAAATCGCTAAAATGGGTATCAAAAACTTATCCATTGCACCAAGTTCGATTGCCAATGTTCATGCTCCGTTAATTGATCATATTAAAAATGGCGTCGTAACTAACATTACATCAAGCGGTTTACGCGACAAAGTTGGCGCAGCCATTTCAGAAGGGATTATGGATAATCCGGTAGTAATTCGTTCTCACGGAGGTCGTGCGCGGGCGATTGCAGCAGGGGATGTACACATTGATGTTGCCTTTTTGGGGGCACCAAGTTCTGACGAATATGGTAATGCCAACGGGACTGTCGGTAAAGCAACTTGTGGTTCATTAGGTTATGCCATGATTGATGCAAAATATGCAGATCAAGTGGTTATTATTACCGATACTTTAATGCCTTATCCCAACACGCCAATTAGTATTCCACAAACCGATGTGGATTATGTAGTGGAAGTTGATGCAATTGGTGATCCAAATGGAATTGCAAAAGGAGCAACACGTTTTACTAAAAATCCTAAAGAATTATTGATTGCAGAATATGCTGCAAAAGTAATTACTAACTCACCATACTATAAAGAAGGCTTCTCATTCCAAACAGGTACTGGCGGTGCAGCACTTGCTGTTTCACGTTTCATGCGTGAAGCAATGATTAAAGATGGGATTAAAGCAAGCTTTGCTTTAGGTGGAATCACCAATGCGATGGTTGAGTTGTTAGAAGAAGGACTTGTGGAAAAAATTATTGATGTGCAAGATTTTGATCATCCTTCTGCTATTTCATTAGGTAAAAACGCAAATCATTATGAAATTGACGCCAACATGTATGCTTCACCATTAAGTAAAGGTTCTGTGATTAACCAACTGGATACAGCAATTTTATCTGCATTAGAAATTGATACAAACTTTAATGTAAATGTTATTACTGGTTCTGACGGTGTTATTCGAGGCGCTTCTGGTGGACATTCGGATACTTCAATGGCTTGCAAAATGAGTTTAGTTATTGCACCAATTATTCGTGGTCGGATTGCAACAATCGTTGATCAAGTAAATACAGTCGTTACACCTGGATCAAGTATTGACGTCGTGGTAACAGAAGTCGGAATTGCAATTAATCCAGCTCGCCAAGATTTAATTGAACATTTCAAAAAATTAGATGTGCCACAATTTACTATTGAAGAATTAAAAGAAAAAGCATACAGCATCGTAGGAGAACCCCAACCAATTCAATACGGCGATAAAGTCGTAGCATTAATTGAATATCGTGATGGCTCAATTATTGATGTGGTCAAAAATGTCTAA
- the citE gene encoding citrate (pro-3S)-lyase subunit beta — MERLRRTMMFVPGANAAMLRDAPLYGADSIMFDLEDAVSLKEKDSARTLVHFALKTFDYSSVETVVRINSLDTVGVQDIAAMVLAGVNVIRLPKTETAQDIVDVDIEITKVEEANGIKVGTTKMMAAIESAEGVLNAREIAKASSRLIGIALGAEDYVTNMRTRRYPDGQELFFARSFILHSARAAGIAAIDTVYSDVDNEAGFLKEVEMIKQLGFDGKSVINPRQIPLVNKVYAPTEKEIQNAKEVIWGIREAEAKGSGVISVNGKMVDKPIVERAERVIALAKAAKLISEEDI, encoded by the coding sequence ATGGAACGCTTAAGAAGAACAATGATGTTTGTACCCGGTGCTAATGCCGCAATGTTAAGAGATGCACCTTTATATGGTGCCGATTCAATAATGTTTGACCTAGAAGATGCCGTTTCTTTAAAAGAAAAAGATTCTGCTCGGACTTTGGTCCACTTTGCCTTAAAAACATTTGATTACAGTAGTGTTGAAACGGTAGTACGTATTAATAGTTTAGATACTGTTGGTGTGCAAGATATCGCAGCAATGGTATTAGCAGGTGTCAATGTTATTCGTTTACCAAAAACTGAAACAGCACAAGATATTGTAGATGTAGATATTGAAATTACAAAAGTTGAAGAAGCAAACGGGATTAAAGTAGGAACTACCAAAATGATGGCAGCCATTGAATCAGCAGAAGGTGTGTTAAATGCAAGAGAAATCGCAAAAGCATCTTCACGTCTTATCGGGATTGCATTAGGTGCAGAAGACTATGTTACCAATATGCGGACACGTCGTTATCCAGATGGGCAAGAATTATTCTTTGCTCGCAGTTTTATTCTTCATTCTGCTAGAGCAGCTGGAATTGCTGCAATCGATACAGTTTATTCTGATGTAGATAATGAAGCTGGTTTCTTAAAAGAAGTAGAAATGATTAAGCAACTTGGTTTTGATGGCAAGTCCGTAATTAATCCGCGCCAAATCCCACTTGTCAATAAAGTATATGCACCAACTGAAAAAGAAATTCAAAACGCAAAAGAAGTGATTTGGGGTATTCGGGAAGCCGAAGCTAAAGGCTCTGGCGTTATTTCAGTTAACGGAAAAATGGTAGATAAACCTATCGTGGAACGGGCAGAACGTGTGATTGCTTTAGCAAAAGCTGCCAAGTTGATTTCCGAGGAGGATATTTAA
- the citD gene encoding citrate lyase acyl carrier protein, whose translation MEIKKSAVAGTVESSDIMVTVAPNPEEKIAIELDSSVEKQYGEQIRKLIAETLKRLDVSAAKVTAVDKGALDCTIQARTLTAVHRASEVGEYNWKEIDSWNA comes from the coding sequence GTGGAAATCAAAAAAAGTGCAGTAGCTGGTACTGTAGAGTCAAGTGACATTATGGTTACTGTGGCGCCAAACCCAGAAGAAAAAATTGCAATTGAATTGGATAGTAGTGTAGAAAAACAATATGGTGAACAAATTCGAAAACTAATTGCAGAAACGTTAAAACGACTAGACGTGAGTGCAGCAAAAGTTACAGCAGTTGATAAAGGTGCGTTAGATTGTACAATTCAAGCCCGTACTTTAACTGCTGTTCATCGTGCCAGTGAAGTTGGAGAATATAACTGGAAGGAGATCGACTCATGGAACGCTTAA
- the citC gene encoding [citrate (pro-3S)-lyase] ligase: MLTLKRLWILRDAKDQNQWREFLKSGGLHPAEDATYTVGIYDNDELVATGSLSDNIIKYLLVCKRYQSENLLTQIIVHLIERLHEEDIFHYFVYTAPDKEVIFRSLGFKKIMSTKEVLFMEQGEPDFDDYLTYIDQFDHDGENGGIVMNANPFTLGHKYLVEQARKVCDHVYVFVVSEEKSEFSSPERFALVKEGLKEFDDVTVLPARDYMVSSLTFPAYFLKDRAELNIANVQAHLDATLFKERIAPVLHITKRFVGEEPYSKVTNVYNDAMKEVFRPDLSLTILPRLAINGEVVSATKVRQALQDHNEPLVQSFVPGTVLAYLKEKNKI; the protein is encoded by the coding sequence ATGCTAACACTAAAAAGACTCTGGATACTTCGAGATGCAAAAGATCAAAATCAGTGGAGAGAATTTTTAAAATCCGGTGGACTACATCCTGCTGAAGATGCGACATATACGGTAGGGATTTATGACAATGATGAATTAGTTGCGACAGGTTCTTTATCAGATAATATCATTAAGTATTTGTTAGTCTGCAAAAGATATCAATCAGAAAATTTACTGACGCAAATTATTGTTCATTTAATTGAACGCTTGCATGAAGAGGATATTTTTCACTACTTTGTGTATACAGCCCCGGATAAGGAAGTTATTTTTCGATCTTTAGGATTCAAAAAAATTATGAGTACTAAAGAAGTGCTGTTTATGGAACAAGGAGAGCCTGATTTTGACGACTATCTAACGTATATTGACCAGTTTGACCATGATGGAGAAAATGGTGGTATCGTCATGAATGCGAATCCTTTTACATTAGGTCATAAATACTTAGTCGAGCAAGCCCGTAAAGTTTGTGATCACGTCTATGTTTTTGTTGTCTCAGAAGAAAAATCGGAATTTTCCAGTCCAGAACGCTTTGCTTTAGTCAAAGAAGGCCTAAAGGAATTTGATGACGTTACAGTATTGCCTGCCAGAGATTATATGGTTTCATCTTTAACTTTTCCTGCTTATTTCTTAAAGGATCGCGCTGAGCTAAATATTGCTAATGTTCAAGCTCACTTAGATGCGACGCTTTTTAAAGAACGTATTGCACCGGTATTGCATATTACAAAACGTTTCGTTGGAGAAGAACCTTATTCAAAAGTGACAAATGTCTACAACGACGCAATGAAAGAAGTATTTCGTCCGGATCTGTCTCTGACCATCTTGCCTCGTCTAGCTATTAATGGGGAAGTAGTCAGCGCAACCAAAGTACGGCAAGCACTCCAAGATCACAATGAGCCACTTGTCCAATCCTTCGTTCCGGGCACTGTTTTAGCTTACTTGAAAGAGAAAAATAAAATTTGA
- a CDS encoding OadG-related small transporter subunit has protein sequence MSEDLKIAFELLGFGWGGVFVVILIIYAASQLLAKLFPPK, from the coding sequence ATGTCTGAAGATTTAAAAATTGCGTTTGAACTATTAGGATTTGGCTGGGGCGGTGTGTTTGTTGTTATCTTGATCATTTACGCAGCATCACAGTTATTGGCGAAGTTGTTTCCGCCAAAATAA
- a CDS encoding sodium ion-translocating decarboxylase subunit beta has protein sequence METLLEGIIGMGQEPGRIVMMLIGALLMYLGIKKEYEPTLLVPMGLGTILVNFPNSGVLQAGGEAGPFQVLFDAGISTELFPLLLFIGIGAMIDFGPLLQNPFLLLFGAAAQFGIFFTVIVAVLLGFDLNDAASIGIIGAADGPTSIFVANTLNSKYMGAIMVAAYSYMALVPIIQPVAIKAVTTKKERQIRMTYHAGAVSQTAKILFPIVITIVAGLIAPVSLPLVGFLMFGNLLRECGVLDRLSVSAQNELVNLVSILLGLTISVKMQANDFLKIDTLMVIGLGLVAFVMDSVGGVLFAKLLNLFRKEKVNPMIGAAGISAFPMSSRVIQKMATEEDPQNFILMHAAGANVSGQIASVIAGGLLLALLT, from the coding sequence GTGGAAACTCTTTTAGAAGGTATTATCGGTATGGGACAAGAGCCAGGAAGAATTGTCATGATGTTAATTGGCGCCTTGTTGATGTATCTAGGGATTAAAAAAGAATATGAACCAACGTTATTGGTACCGATGGGGTTGGGAACAATTTTAGTTAACTTCCCAAATTCCGGTGTTTTACAAGCCGGTGGCGAAGCTGGTCCTTTCCAAGTTCTATTTGATGCCGGAATCAGTACAGAATTATTCCCATTACTATTATTTATTGGTATTGGTGCCATGATCGATTTTGGCCCATTATTACAAAATCCGTTCTTGCTATTATTTGGTGCTGCTGCTCAGTTTGGTATTTTCTTTACAGTTATCGTGGCAGTTTTACTTGGTTTTGATCTTAATGATGCTGCTTCTATTGGGATTATTGGGGCGGCAGATGGTCCGACTTCAATCTTTGTAGCGAACACTTTGAATTCCAAGTATATGGGCGCAATCATGGTAGCGGCATATTCTTACATGGCGCTGGTTCCAATTATTCAACCAGTAGCAATTAAAGCCGTTACAACGAAAAAAGAACGTCAAATTCGTATGACATATCATGCTGGTGCAGTGTCACAAACAGCAAAAATTTTATTCCCAATCGTTATTACGATTGTAGCAGGTCTAATTGCACCTGTGTCATTACCGTTAGTAGGGTTCTTAATGTTTGGTAACTTATTAAGAGAATGTGGTGTATTAGATCGTCTATCTGTTTCAGCTCAAAATGAGTTAGTAAACTTAGTAAGTATTCTCTTAGGTCTGACAATTTCTGTAAAAATGCAAGCTAATGATTTCTTGAAAATTGATACATTGATGGTTATCGGTTTAGGCTTGGTTGCATTTGTAATGGACTCTGTCGGTGGTGTATTGTTTGCTAAACTATTGAATTTATTTAGAAAAGAAAAAGTGAATCCAATGATTGGTGCTGCAGGTATTTCGGCCTTTCCAATGTCAAGTCGTGTTATTCAAAAAATGGCAACAGAAGAAGATCCGCAAAACTTCATTTTAATGCATGCAGCCGGAGCTAACGTTTCAGGACAGATTGCATCTGTTATTGCCGGTGGTTTGTTATTAGCTTTGTTGACTTAA
- a CDS encoding acetyl-CoA carboxylase biotin carboxyl carrier protein subunit — MLRKFKIAIDGKEYLVEMEEIGGVPQPAAPVSPAPQVTAPVQTAPAAQEEAPQAPAATPASADAMTAPMPGTILKILVNVGDEVKENQPVMILEAMKMENEVVAPKAGKVTGVHVTQGQMVNPGEALITIG, encoded by the coding sequence ATGTTACGTAAATTCAAAATTGCAATTGATGGAAAAGAATATTTAGTAGAAATGGAAGAAATTGGCGGTGTGCCACAACCAGCCGCACCTGTTTCACCGGCACCACAAGTAACTGCACCAGTTCAAACAGCTCCTGCGGCACAAGAAGAAGCACCACAAGCCCCAGCAGCCACACCAGCAAGTGCAGATGCAATGACAGCTCCAATGCCAGGAACAATTTTGAAAATTTTAGTTAACGTGGGAGATGAAGTAAAAGAAAATCAACCCGTTATGATTTTAGAAGCAATGAAAATGGAAAATGAAGTCGTTGCACCAAAAGCTGGTAAAGTAACAGGCGTTCATGTGACACAAGGTCAAATGGTTAACCCTGGTGAAGCATTAATTACAATTGGTTAA
- a CDS encoding CitMHS family transporter, with product MLLTILSYLMIIVFMFVIMKKKLSPLTSLVIIPLVFALIALAAGVTAPPVVDGVAGSNNIGDWVMEGIKTTSNTGIMLLFAILYFSIMLDAGLFDPITKKMIHFAKGDPMKVLIATAVVAAAVSLNGDGTTTTLICCSAFIPIYKKLDMKLMNLAVLVILQNTIMNLLPWGGPTARAMAVLDVGAEILAYLMPGMILSVLFVIFIVAPHMGRQERKRLGIKQLTDAEIEEMTAVTDPETMAIRRPKLFAFNGIMTIVLIAWLVLSSFADQIGLPGWFAQPPLFLFLLGTCIALIVNYPVLKDQSARIGANGGDAVQVVILVFAAGVFMGIFQGSGLAEALATSFTYIIPKQLAGFWGIVIALISAPGTFFISNDGFYFGVMPVLAEAGRAYGFTNMQMALASLMGQAFHLLSPLVAFIYLLLRLTKLDMGQWQREAGKWAACIFVIFVVTIMLFGHLPFYIPQK from the coding sequence ATGTTACTTACTATTTTGTCTTACCTCATGATTATCGTCTTCATGTTCGTTATCATGAAAAAGAAATTGTCTCCACTTACGTCATTAGTTATTATTCCTTTAGTATTTGCTTTAATTGCCCTAGCTGCTGGTGTAACGGCACCACCTGTTGTTGACGGTGTAGCCGGTAGCAACAATATCGGCGATTGGGTTATGGAAGGTATCAAAACAACCTCTAACACAGGGATCATGTTATTATTTGCTATCCTTTATTTCTCTATTATGTTAGATGCTGGTCTATTTGATCCAATTACTAAAAAAATGATTCATTTCGCTAAAGGCGATCCAATGAAAGTATTGATTGCTACAGCAGTTGTAGCTGCAGCTGTTTCATTAAACGGTGACGGTACAACAACCACATTAATTTGCTGTTCTGCTTTTATTCCAATTTATAAAAAATTAGACATGAAATTAATGAATCTTGCTGTTTTAGTTATTTTGCAAAACACGATTATGAACCTATTGCCATGGGGCGGTCCTACTGCACGGGCAATGGCTGTTTTAGATGTTGGCGCTGAAATTTTAGCTTACTTAATGCCAGGTATGATTCTTTCTGTTTTATTCGTTATCTTTATAGTAGCACCTCATATGGGTCGTCAGGAAAGAAAACGCTTAGGTATCAAACAATTAACTGATGCAGAAATCGAAGAAATGACTGCCGTTACAGATCCAGAAACAATGGCAATTCGTCGTCCAAAACTTTTTGCTTTTAACGGTATCATGACTATTGTTCTAATCGCTTGGTTAGTTCTAAGTTCGTTTGCAGACCAAATCGGCTTGCCTGGCTGGTTTGCACAACCTCCTTTGTTCTTATTCTTATTAGGTACTTGTATCGCATTAATCGTCAACTACCCAGTCTTAAAAGATCAATCAGCACGTATCGGCGCTAATGGTGGCGATGCTGTGCAAGTAGTTATCCTAGTTTTTGCTGCTGGTGTATTCATGGGTATTTTCCAAGGTTCAGGTTTAGCAGAAGCATTAGCAACAAGCTTCACTTACATTATTCCTAAACAATTAGCTGGCTTCTGGGGTATTGTAATTGCATTAATTTCTGCACCAGGTACATTCTTTATTTCTAATGATGGTTTCTACTTTGGTGTTATGCCCGTCTTAGCTGAAGCAGGTCGTGCTTATGGTTTCACTAATATGCAAATGGCACTTGCTTCATTAATGGGTCAAGCATTCCACTTATTGTCACCATTAGTAGCGTTCATCTACTTATTACTACGCTTAACAAAATTAGATATGGGACAATGGCAACGAGAAGCTGGAAAATGGGCCGCTTGTATCTTCGTAATCTTCGTGGTAACGATTATGTTATTCGGTCACTTACCATTTTACATCCCACAAAAATAA
- a CDS encoding GntR family transcriptional regulator, translating into MNTTIAAVKNNLDLSQNQPLKLSIYEAFRKSIILGQIPAGERINEKEFSETLNISRTPIRFALHQLVEEQLVEHVPRVGIVVKGISIKDAHEIYDIRKSLDTLATIKAMQLMTPKDFDDLRALLEEGDRLNQSDKVDEVLQNFSDFNSFIYEKSQMKRLKTIVTDLQAYLVYFRDIAIRSSERRYRALEEHWLLYRGMVTNDITQVTLITHEHLNHSLQFILQEMESHQIE; encoded by the coding sequence ATGAACACAACCATTGCAGCCGTTAAAAACAATTTGGATTTGTCCCAAAATCAGCCCTTAAAGCTTTCCATTTACGAAGCCTTTCGGAAAAGTATTATTCTAGGGCAGATTCCAGCAGGCGAAAGAATCAATGAAAAAGAATTTTCAGAAACATTAAACATCAGTCGAACTCCGATTCGCTTTGCACTTCATCAATTAGTTGAAGAACAATTAGTTGAACATGTTCCCCGCGTTGGTATTGTTGTTAAAGGAATCAGTATTAAAGATGCCCACGAAATTTATGATATCCGCAAGTCACTAGATACATTGGCTACAATTAAAGCAATGCAACTTATGACACCAAAGGACTTTGATGACTTACGGGCCTTGTTAGAAGAAGGCGATCGCCTTAATCAATCAGATAAAGTTGATGAGGTCTTACAAAATTTTTCAGATTTCAATTCCTTTATTTATGAAAAAAGTCAGATGAAACGTTTAAAAACAATCGTGACCGATTTACAAGCTTATCTTGTCTATTTCCGTGACATTGCTATCCGCTCTTCTGAACGACGCTATCGTGCATTAGAAGAACATTGGTTGCTTTATCGCGGTATGGTCACTAATGACATCACACAAGTTACTCTCATTACCCATGAACATTTGAACCATTCCTTACAATTTATTTTACAAGAAATGGAGTCTCATCAAATTGAATAA
- the citG gene encoding triphosphoribosyl-dephospho-CoA synthase CitG has translation MNNQQLLVVTAAQKGLFYEVALSPKPGLVDRLTNGAHNDMDFYLFIDSILALTPYFSQYLNAGLTHKTAPATLFPILRELGQQAENAMFAATKGVNTHKGANFSFAVLLGATGLHLQKNQLPLTAADSKNILTLSQAITQDLLKNDFKNVAAKKNLTHGEKLYLAKGATGIRGQAAAGYPALGKVLLPYLRQNRDLPRDELLLRALVFLMSELEDSNILHRGGQEALLTLKSEMQQLHTANLDTCELTKQLRQYDKILTSRNWSPGGAADLLSLGIYFALLENLF, from the coding sequence TTGAATAATCAACAGCTTTTGGTAGTCACCGCTGCTCAGAAAGGTCTTTTTTATGAAGTTGCCCTGTCGCCTAAGCCAGGCCTTGTAGATCGCTTAACAAACGGTGCTCATAATGACATGGATTTTTATTTATTTATTGATAGTATTTTAGCCCTAACCCCTTATTTTTCACAGTATTTAAATGCAGGTCTAACACACAAAACAGCACCTGCTACTTTATTTCCGATCTTACGTGAATTAGGCCAACAAGCGGAAAATGCCATGTTTGCTGCCACAAAAGGAGTCAATACCCATAAAGGCGCTAACTTTTCTTTTGCAGTTTTATTAGGTGCCACTGGATTACATCTACAAAAAAATCAGCTACCATTAACAGCAGCTGACTCGAAAAATATTTTAACTTTAAGTCAAGCAATTACCCAAGACTTACTAAAAAACGACTTCAAAAATGTTGCGGCCAAAAAAAATCTAACACATGGCGAAAAACTTTATTTGGCCAAAGGCGCCACTGGTATTCGTGGTCAAGCAGCTGCGGGGTATCCAGCCTTGGGAAAAGTTTTGCTCCCTTATTTACGACAAAACCGTGATTTACCCCGTGACGAATTATTATTGCGTGCTTTAGTATTTTTAATGAGTGAATTAGAAGATAGTAATATTTTACATCGCGGTGGGCAAGAAGCACTACTAACCTTAAAATCAGAAATGCAGCAGCTTCACACTGCAAACTTAGACACTTGTGAACTAACAAAACAATTACGTCAATACGATAAAATCTTAACTTCACGCAACTGGAGCCCAGGTGGGGCCGCGGATTTATTATCTCTTGGTATTTATTTTGCCCTTTTAGAAAATTTGTTTTAA
- a CDS encoding response regulator transcription factor, whose protein sequence is MRNEKILVVDDDPAIRRLIWKSLQSTGILIYQSDSIEKTMDIMSRVEFDLFLLDISLEYENDGYHLAQMIRSENSVVPIIFLSGKTQDQDIVTGLETGADLYLTKPFSPAILKAQVLASLDRSLVLKKHSGQPTKTNDILEIGEFTYDKKRYQLYKNDIPVKLSSKETQLMQFFMENPNQVFSKEQIYQSVWDEEKTDANTIMVFINHLRNKIEEDPKNAKYLQTVWGIGYTFVVTV, encoded by the coding sequence ATGCGCAATGAAAAAATTTTAGTAGTGGACGATGATCCGGCAATTCGTCGGTTAATATGGAAATCACTGCAATCGACGGGTATCCTAATTTATCAAAGCGACTCAATTGAAAAGACGATGGATATTATGAGTCGGGTTGAATTTGATTTGTTTTTATTAGATATTAGTTTAGAATATGAAAACGATGGCTATCATTTGGCACAAATGATTCGTAGTGAAAACAGCGTCGTGCCTATCATTTTTTTAAGTGGAAAAACCCAAGATCAAGATATCGTTACTGGACTTGAAACAGGGGCGGATTTATATTTAACAAAACCATTTTCACCTGCCATTTTGAAAGCACAGGTTTTGGCTTCTTTGGACCGCAGTTTAGTTCTGAAAAAACATAGCGGTCAACCCACTAAAACCAATGATATTTTAGAAATTGGTGAATTTACGTATGATAAAAAACGGTATCAGCTTTACAAAAATGACATACCGGTCAAATTATCTTCTAAGGAAACACAGCTGATGCAGTTTTTTATGGAAAATCCCAACCAAGTTTTTTCAAAAGAACAAATTTATCAAAGTGTTTGGGACGAAGAAAAAACCGATGCCAACACTATTATGGTCTTTATCAATCATTTACGCAATAAGATTGAAGAAGATCCGAAAAATGCAAAATATTTGCAGACAGTGTGGGGAATCGGTTATACGTTTGTAGTGACTGTTTAA